Sequence from the Verrucomicrobiia bacterium genome:
GCCGCTGCCGTGCGCGGCGACGAGTTCGTCCGGTTTGCCGTCGAGCAGCAGCCGGCCCTTGTCGATGATGATCACGCGGTCGCACACGCGTTCCACCACGTCCAGAATGTGCGAGCTGTAAACGATGGTCTTGCCCTCGCGCGCCAGGGTTTGGATGAGCGCCTTGAACCCCACCGCCGCGTTGGCGTCGAGGCCGTCGAGCGGTTCGTCGAAGAAGACGACCGGCGGATTGTGCAGCAGCGCCGCGGTGATGACGACCTTGCGGCGCATGCCTTTCGAGTAGGCGCCGAGCAGCTTGTCGGTCAACGTCTCAAAGCTGAGGTCGAAGAAGGCGATGAACTGCCGGATGCGCACGCGCGCGGCGTCCTCAGGAATGCCGTAAAGCGCCGCCACCATCTCGAGGTATTCGAGGCCGGTGAGGGATTCGAAGACCGCGCCGGATTCCGGGACGAAGCCCACGCGGCGTTTGACCTCGAGCAGGTCATCGCGCAGGTCGAATCCGCAGAGGCGGGCGGTGCCGCGGGTGGGCTCGATCATGCCGGTCAGCATCTTCAAGGTGGTGGACTTGCCGGCGCCGTTGGGACCGAGAAAACCGACGATCTGGCCGGCGGGGATTTCACAGCTCAACGCATCGACGGCCGTCTGGGAGCCGAACACCTTGGTCAGTTGCTGCACGGAAATCATGGGCGCGCGGCCATTCCTGCCCCAAGGCCCGCCGCTTGGCGATAAAAATCCGCACCCCGCCCGGCCCGCGCGGATTGACGACAGCGACCTTGCCCCGGACTGCTTCCAGCAACGCAGCGGCAGCTACACTCAAGCCCTCGAAAACGGAGGCGCGTCGCCGCGCAGGGCGACTGCACGGGAGGCGTTTGCAAACGTTTCGGACCGGCCGTCCTCCCGTCGGACTTGTGATTCCGGCCGGCGCGCGTAAGCTCCCCGGCGTGAAAGGAAAACTCGCATTGCCCATCGCCTTGATGGTGGTGTTCGCGCTGACGCGCGTGCCGGGCATGTTGCCGCAGAATTTCAGCGCTGCCTACGCGCTGGTGTTCTGCGCAGGCGTGTATTTTTCCGGCCGCATGGCGTGGTGGCTGCCGCTGGGAACCATGCTGGTCACGGACATCGGATTGAATCTGTATTACTGGCTGGCGCTGGGATGGAACGTGTGGACGCCGACCAACATTGCCTATCAAAGCTTCAACTACGTGGCCTATCTCGCGTTGATCTGGCTGGGGCGGCGGTTCAAGCCAACAGCGTCCTTCGTGTCACTTCTCGGCGGTGGGATTCTCGGGGCCATTCTGTTCTATTTTATCACGAACACGGCATCGTGGCTGTTCAACCCTTTCCACAACCCCGAATATACCAAGACGTTCGCAAGCTGGCTGCTTGCATTGACCAAAGGCATCGGCGGCTGGCCTTCTACTTGGGAATTTTTCCGCAATACGCTCCTGAGCGGCGGGCTGTTCACCGGCCTGTTTGTCGGCGCCATGAAGCTCAGCGAGGCCGCCGAGGAACGGGAGGAGGAAGCCGAGGAACCCGACGCCACGCCCGAGGCCGAACCGGAAGAATCACAAGCATAGGATGGCCTTGAATAGACCTCCGGTGCTGCACGTCAGCCTCCACCCATGAGTGCCAGAACCAAAATTGGAGTGATTTCCGACACCCACGATTTTCTTGATCCGCGGGTGAAGGAGCTGTTCGCCGATGTGCAGCACATTTTGCACGCGGGCGACATCGGCACGGTGTGGATCACGTTCCAGCTCGAACAAATCGCCCCGGTCACGGCCGTGGTCGGCAACACGGACAGCGGCCTGGATTTCAAGGAAGTGGCCGTGGTGACGGTCGCGCAGCGGAAGTTTCTGCTCCAGCACATCGTGAACCCGGCAGCGCCGGACGACCAGTTGCGGCGGCAGCTCGCGAAGCACCGGCCCGACGCCGTCATCTTTGGCCACACGCACAAGACCTACAATGACGCGCAGTCCGGCACGCTGTTCTTCAATCCCGGCTACGCGGGCCGGCCCCGGCTCAACCAGCCGCGCAGCGTGGCCATCTTTCACTGCGATGCCGCGGGCATCACGCCGGAATTCGTCCCCCTGCCCGACTGAGCCGGCGCGCCGGCCTTCAGCTTCAACGCCAGCCAAAGCCAGAGCAGCGCCCCGACGCCCAACGCCACGGGCAGCACCAGCACGGCCTTTTGCAGGCTTTGCCATTGGTCGGACAACCAGCCCACCATGAGCGGGGACGGCACGTCGCCAAACAGATGGATGAGGAAGATGGACAACGCCATGGCGCTGGCGCGGAGATTCACCGGCACGGTTTCCAGAATCAACGTGTTCACCGGCCCGGTGCCGAGGAACAGCAGGAACATGGCCGCGGCCAGACAGGCCATGGACACCGTCTGGGACTGCGCGAGAAAGGCGCCGGCTGACACCGGCACGGCCACCAGCACGGACAAGCCCAGCACCCACGCGTAGGCGGCGCGATTGCGCTTGTGCCACGCCGTCGCGGCAAACCCGCCCACGAAGGTTCCCAGCAGGCCCGCCACCACCAGCACGAGACCGAAAAATTCCGCGGCCCGGGCTTCGGCCATCCCGTGGACGCGATTCAGAAAGGTCGGCCCCCACAGGGCAAACGCGCCCAGGGCAAACGTGTAGGCCACGTAGCCGCCGACCACGAGCAGGTAATCCGGCAGGCAGAAAAGCCGCAGCACATCGGCCACGCGCGGTTTGCTGACGTGATCCACGCCATCGGCCGCGCCGCGGCCGGGTTCGGCAAAGGGCAGCAGGAGCAGCGCGAGCAGCAACCCGGGCGCGCCGGCCCAGATGAACGCGTGCCGCCAGCCCCAATGTTCGGAAATGAGCCCGCCGATGATGGTGCCCAGCGCCGCACCGACGGGAATCGCCACGTAGAAAATCGTCAACGCGTTGTTCCGCCGGGCGGACCCAAACGTGTCGGAAATGTAGCTGGGGCTGATCGTCGCGTAGCTGGCTTCGCCCACGCCAACGAGCACGCGAAAGCCGATCATCATCGCAAACGTCGCCGCGAAGCCGGTGAGCAGCGTGCCCACGCTCCAGACGAAAATGCCCACCGCGATCAGCCATTTGCGCGAGGTCCGGTCGCCCAGGTAGCCGAACACGGGCGACGTGACGAAGTAGCCCAGCATGAACGCCGTGCCGAGCCAGCCGTTCTGGCTGTCCGTCAGGACCAGATCGCGCTGCACGGACGGCAGCACGGCGGACAGGACGTAGCGGTCGAAATAGTTGAAGAGGTTCAGCCCGGTGAGGATGAACAACGTCCAGAACGGCGACAGTTTGCGGCTCATGTGAATCCGGCCCCGGCCGGCGATGGGCGGAGCTTAACCCAGCCCCCGCCGCCGGCCCGCATCGAAAAAACTTCCCGCCCGCGCCGGATTCTCAATCCGGCCGGGATTCGTCCCGCCCGCACTTTTGCTCGAAGCGGTCGATGTGCGTGCGCCTGCCCGTCACGGCGAGCAGGTCATTGAACTGGAGCACGAAATCCGGTTCGGGCTCGAAATTCTCCATCGCGTCGTCCTCCGCCGCGGCCTCCCCCGCGGGCCGGTCGCGGCTGATGAGCACGACGGTGACGCGATACTTCCCCGGCAACTGGGCATCGCTCAATTTCACGCGGTCCAGGACGCGGCCGGCGCGGATGTAGGCGAGCTGATATTCGCCGCTGATGGGCCGGCGCTCGGACACCGAACCGGCCCGCAGGGTTTCGGCCAGTTGATAAGCCATGTCGCGGCTGGGCAGCACCACCAGGTCGGCGCCCACCTTCTCGAGCACCTGCGCGTGTTTGATGTCCACCGCGCGGGCCACGACCTTTTTCGCCTTCAGCTCCTTCAACGTCAGGGTGGCCAGAATGCTCGCCTGCATGTTTTCGCCAATCGAAACCACGACCGCGTCAGCCTCCGGCGCACCGGCGGCCCGGAGCGCCTCCTCGTCATCGGCGTCCAGTTCCACGGCGTGAAAGCCGTCCTCGGACAGGTCCTCCACGCGTTTCGGACTGGAGTCGGCGATGACCACTTCGCAGCCGAATTCGCACAGGCGGGAGGCGAGGTGGGTGCCAAAGCGGCCGCCGCCCAGAATGAAAATGCGCAAGCTCATGATTCAACCCAGTGAAATGCTTTCCTCGGGATACCGGACATGCCACGGCACCAGCGGCCGGCACAGGTGCATGGCCAGCATCAGCGGCCCAACGCGCCCGAGGAACATGAGCGCGATGATAATCGCCTTGCCCGGACTGGTCAAAAGCGGCGTCACATCCGCGCTCAACCCCACGGTGCCGAAGGCGGACACCGCTTCGAACACCACCCCCAGCCAGCCGTGCCGCGCGTGCACCGCAAGACTGCCGCCTTCGGTGATCATCAACAGGATCACCGCCAGCAACAGGCTCGCCGTGGCCAGCAGCAGAATCATCACGGCTGCGCTGGTCTGGCTGCCCGGCACACGGCGGCCAAACAGATTCACCTCGCTGCGGCGGCGCAGGGCCGCCCAGGCCGCCAGCACCAGCACCGCCGTGGTGCTGGTCTTGATGCCGCCCGCCATCGAACCGGGCGCCCCGCCGATGAACATGAGCACAATGCTGATTTGCAGCGTCGCCGGATGCATCTGCGCCAGATCCACGACGCTGAAGCCCGCCGTGCGGGTCATGGTCGAATGAAAAAACGCCCACGACAGGCGTTCACCGAACGAATGCGCCGCCGCCAGGGTGCGGTTCCATTCCAGCGCCAGCGTCAGCAACGTCCCGCCCGCGAGCAGCAGGACCGTGAGCACCACGGATAGCCGGGTCTGCACGCTCAGGCTGCCGCGTTTGCGCGAATCGCGCCGCCACCAGCGGTAGTAACGGAGATTGACCAAGGTCAGCAGCCCGATGCCGCCCGTGATAACCAGCGCGTCCACGACGCCGAGCAGGGCCGGCACATTTTTCCAGCGCGCCAGCCCTTCGGGAAAAATCGAAATCCCCGCGTTGCAAAAGGCGCTGACCGAATGGAACACCGCCTGCCAGAGCGCGATGCCCACCGGCTGCTCCGGCCATTGCTGGGAAATCAAGCTGAACAACGCCACCGCACCGGCCAGTTCCGTGACCAGCACGACGACGCAAGCGTAGGCAAAAATGTCGCCGGGCCGGACCGAACGCAATTGTCCGAACGCACCGGCAATGGATTGCTCGTGCGCGAGCGACAGCCGGTTCCCGGTCAGCACCAGAAAAAACGTGCCCGCCGTCATGATGCCGATGCCGCCGGCCTGGATCAGCACCAGCAGCACCGCCTGGCCGAAGCCGTTGAAAACCTCCGCCACGTTCACCGGACTCAAGCCGGTGACGCAGGTGGCGGACGTGGACAGGAACAGCGCATCGAGCGAGGAAATGCTCCGCCCCGGGTTGTGCGCCAGGGGCAGCCGCAGGAACAGCGCGCCAACCAGAATCAGGGCCCCAAACGCATACGGAATCGGGCGGAGCGGCGCCTCGTGGCCGCGCAGGGTTGACTTGTAGCCGGTGCGGCCCCCGAACCGCGCCATGAAGCGCTGCCAGACCCGGGGCGTGGCCCCGCCACGCCGGCCCGGCACGCCGCGGGATTCATCTGACTTCTCTCGGCCCCACCAATGCATGTTCGGCCGCCAAGCTGCCGGGCCGGTTTCCCGTTGGCGAGCGTATTTGCCGCCGCCCGCGGCGGGCGCTCATTGCCGCACCAGCTTGAGGGTTTCCGCAAACGCGTTGGTGTCATCGCGATATTGGAGAATGAAGCGTTGCAGTTCGGCCGTGTCCGCCGTGAGCACGAGCTTGCCGCTGTCCGGCTGCTGCGCATCGCGATCCACCCACACGTGGCGGATGGCAGCGGGATTCGTTTTCACCAGTTCCTGCAACCAGCCGTAGCTCAGGAGCGACAATTCCAACGCCGTGCCATCGAGCCGCGAGACCGCCAGCAAATAATGCGGCGGAATGAAATCATCCTCGCGCTTCGTGGGCAGCGCATCGAGATAACGGCGCCCGGGCAACGCAAACAGGTGGGCGGTGAACCCGGTCTTTTCGGCCGTATCACGCACCGTGAGCAGGTAGGACTGGTCCGGGCCCGCGGCGAACTGCCAGTTCTTCTCCGCCGCATTCGTTTCGCCGGCTTCGGCCCACGTGCCGATCAACGCCGGATCGGAAACCACGTCCTTGGCAGTGTAATAGGGATAAACGGAAGTGACCACGCAGCCAACCAGCGCTACGAGGCTGGTCGCGAGCAGGCCGTAAGCGATTGTTTTAAGGTTTGGTTTCATGGGAATCGGATGGGTTGATGATTCAATGTGCGCCCTTTCGGCTCGGTGGCAACCGGCCGCATCCGCGGCGAAGGGGTTTGACCGATGGACGTTAGCGGCCGGCCAGCGTGGCGCGAAATCGATAAAATGAAGGCCGCTTCGAGAAAAGCGATGGCGTGCCCGCGTGATTGACTTCCCGGCGCTGCGGCATAGGATGAACGCCGCTGGAATTCGGGCTGGCGCGCTCGTCTATCGGCTAGGACACGGCCCTCTCAAGGCTGAAAGACGGGTTCGATTCCCGTGCGCGCTACCAATCCGGCTCAATCCCCGACATGACCGCGTTTCAAATCATTTTCACTCCGACGGCGGCGGCGGAACTCGCGCGGATGCCCAAGGATCTGCAACTGCAAATCCTCGGCGAATTCCGCGGCGTGCCGCATCAGGTCATGGCCACCGACCTGGAGGATTTCGGCAAGCTGGAACGGGACGGCCGCGTGTTGCACCGTCTGCGCATCGGCGACTACCGGATTTACTTCGAGAAACACGACCTCGGCGTGCTCGTGCACCGCATCCTGAGCCGGCACACGCTGAAGGATTTTTACTTCCGCCACGGCTTGAAGGTGCCGGAAGACGAAGCCCTGCAAAGCAACCCCCGCTTCTGGGAGCTCATCGAAAGCGCCCGCACGGCCAGCAAGGGGTGAGGGCCCGATTGAGTGGGGCTATTTCGGCCCGCTTTGGCAAAACAAGTCAGTTCCCTACCCCGCCTCTTCGCCGAGTTCCACGTTCCAGTAGGCGAGATCCACGAAGTGCTTCCAGCTTTCGTGCTGTTGGAAGTGCAGATTGATCTGCACGAACGGACGCCACTTGGGCTTCTTCGGCTTGCGGACGAGGTGCATGCCGGCCTCAATCGGCGTCCGGTTGCTCTTGCGCGTGTTGCAGCGGATGCACGAGCAGACGATGTTTTCCCACGTCGTCGGCCCGCCGCGGTCGCGCGGGATGACATGGTCGAGATTCAAATCCTTCCGGTCGAACACATGGCCGCAATACTGGCAGGTGTTCTTGTCGCGCTCGAAGATGTTGTGCCGGGTGAATTTCACCTCCTTCTTCGGCATGTGGTCGAACATGGCGAGCAGGATCACCCGCGGCACGCGGATGCGGAACGAAATGGTGTGGATGCTTTCCGGATGCGGTTCGGCCTGCGACAGGCTGTGCCATTCGCGGAAATCGAACGTCTGGAAGCTGCCGTCCGGCCGGCTGAGCACGACCTCGGCGTGCCCTTGAAACAACAGCGTGAGCGCGCGGCGGACAGAGCAGACGTTGACCGCCTGCCACAGCCGGTTGAGAACCAGCACCTGCGAATTGAGGAACGAAGTGCTCATGGCCTTCGATGGGCGGACGCTAGCATGGCGACGCCGGGAGTGTCAACGGGCGCGGGGCGTGGTTGCGCAGGCGGCAACCGCGCTTGACGCCACGGGCGGAACGACTTGGCCGGGCACGCCGCCGAATGGCCGGCCCGTCCGCTTGTGTCCCCTCGCCGCTCCACGTATCTTCGCGCCCATGACCAATGGCAATGGCGACAACCACTTCATCAAGGAGGATCCGTGGCGCATCTTCCGCATCATGGCGGAGTTTGTGGAATCCTTTGAAACCATGTCGCGGGTGGGCCCGGCCGTGACGGTGTTCGGCTCGGCGCGGATGAAGCCGGCCGACCCGTGCTACCAGTTGACGGTCGAACTCGGCAAGCAGCTCGCCAAACACAAGATCGCGGTCATCACGGGCGGCGGACCGGGGCTGATGGAGGCGGCCAACAAGGGCGCGGCCCAGGCAAAGGGAAAATCGGTCGGCCTGAACATCGAACTGCCGCACGAACAAAAGGGTAATCGCTACGCAAACCTCCCGCTGCACTTCCACTACTTTTTCGCCCGCAAGGTCTGCTTCGCCAAATACAGCATGGGATTCATCTTCATGCCGGGCGGCTTTGGCACCCTGGATGAATTCGCCGAAATCCTGACGCTGGTGCAGACGGGACGCATCCCCCGCTTTCCGCTGATTCTCTTCGGCAAACAATTCTGGTCCGGCCTCATCGCGTGGATGCAGGCGCAGATGCAGCAGCGCCGCAAACTCATCGGGCCGCGCGACCTCGAACTCTTCAACGTGGTGGACCGGCCGGAGGAGGCCGTCGAGCTCATCCTCGACTATGAACGCCGCGTCGGTCCGCCCGAGACCGTGCCCACGGCATTCCAGTGACGGCCGGCGCCAGTTCAATCCAAACAAAGGCGCCAAGGGCGGAACCGCGTCCGCCAGAAAACCGATGTATTCACTGACCACTCTCCCGAACGGCCTGCGCGTTGCGACCGCCGAAATGCCCCACATGGCCAGCGTCAGTGTGGGCCTCTGGGTCGGCGTGGGTTCGCGTTACGAGCCGGCGCCGCTCAACGGCGTCAGCCATTTCATCGAACACATGCTGTTCAAGGGAACGCACCGCCGGTCCGCCCGCGAGATTTCCGAGGAGGTTGAAGGCATCGGCGGTTATTTGAACGCCTTCACCAGCGAGGAAATCACCTGCTTCCACGCCCGCGTGCATCACCACCACTTTGCGGACGTGCTGGACGTCCTGATGGACATGCTGCACCACTCGTGCTTCGCGCCCGCGGACATCGTCAAGGAGCG
This genomic interval carries:
- a CDS encoding ABC transporter ATP-binding protein, yielding MISVQQLTKVFGSQTAVDALSCEIPAGQIVGFLGPNGAGKSTTLKMLTGMIEPTRGTARLCGFDLRDDLLEVKRRVGFVPESGAVFESLTGLEYLEMVAALYGIPEDAARVRIRQFIAFFDLSFETLTDKLLGAYSKGMRRKVVITAALLHNPPVVFFDEPLDGLDANAAVGFKALIQTLAREGKTIVYSSHILDVVERVCDRVIIIDKGRLLLDGKPDELVAAHGSGTLERLFTQLTGGTELEQRAADFARTFRS
- a CDS encoding DUF6580 family putative transport protein; the protein is MKGKLALPIALMVVFALTRVPGMLPQNFSAAYALVFCAGVYFSGRMAWWLPLGTMLVTDIGLNLYYWLALGWNVWTPTNIAYQSFNYVAYLALIWLGRRFKPTASFVSLLGGGILGAILFYFITNTASWLFNPFHNPEYTKTFASWLLALTKGIGGWPSTWEFFRNTLLSGGLFTGLFVGAMKLSEAAEEREEEAEEPDATPEAEPEESQA
- a CDS encoding metallophosphoesterase family protein, whose protein sequence is MSARTKIGVISDTHDFLDPRVKELFADVQHILHAGDIGTVWITFQLEQIAPVTAVVGNTDSGLDFKEVAVVTVAQRKFLLQHIVNPAAPDDQLRRQLAKHRPDAVIFGHTHKTYNDAQSGTLFFNPGYAGRPRLNQPRSVAIFHCDAAGITPEFVPLPD
- a CDS encoding MFS transporter; this encodes MSRKLSPFWTLFILTGLNLFNYFDRYVLSAVLPSVQRDLVLTDSQNGWLGTAFMLGYFVTSPVFGYLGDRTSRKWLIAVGIFVWSVGTLLTGFAATFAMMIGFRVLVGVGEASYATISPSYISDTFGSARRNNALTIFYVAIPVGAALGTIIGGLISEHWGWRHAFIWAGAPGLLLALLLLPFAEPGRGAADGVDHVSKPRVADVLRLFCLPDYLLVVGGYVAYTFALGAFALWGPTFLNRVHGMAEARAAEFFGLVLVVAGLLGTFVGGFAATAWHKRNRAAYAWVLGLSVLVAVPVSAGAFLAQSQTVSMACLAAAMFLLFLGTGPVNTLILETVPVNLRASAMALSIFLIHLFGDVPSPLMVGWLSDQWQSLQKAVLVLPVALGVGALLWLWLALKLKAGAPAQSGRGTNSGVMPAASQ
- a CDS encoding TrkA family potassium uptake protein, whose protein sequence is MSLRIFILGGGRFGTHLASRLCEFGCEVVIADSSPKRVEDLSEDGFHAVELDADDEEALRAAGAPEADAVVVSIGENMQASILATLTLKELKAKKVVARAVDIKHAQVLEKVGADLVVLPSRDMAYQLAETLRAGSVSERRPISGEYQLAYIRAGRVLDRVKLSDAQLPGKYRVTVVLISRDRPAGEAAAEDDAMENFEPEPDFVLQFNDLLAVTGRRTHIDRFEQKCGRDESRPD
- a CDS encoding potassium transporter TrkG; translated protein: MHWWGREKSDESRGVPGRRGGATPRVWQRFMARFGGRTGYKSTLRGHEAPLRPIPYAFGALILVGALFLRLPLAHNPGRSISSLDALFLSTSATCVTGLSPVNVAEVFNGFGQAVLLVLIQAGGIGIMTAGTFFLVLTGNRLSLAHEQSIAGAFGQLRSVRPGDIFAYACVVVLVTELAGAVALFSLISQQWPEQPVGIALWQAVFHSVSAFCNAGISIFPEGLARWKNVPALLGVVDALVITGGIGLLTLVNLRYYRWWRRDSRKRGSLSVQTRLSVVLTVLLLAGGTLLTLALEWNRTLAAAHSFGERLSWAFFHSTMTRTAGFSVVDLAQMHPATLQISIVLMFIGGAPGSMAGGIKTSTTAVLVLAAWAALRRRSEVNLFGRRVPGSQTSAAVMILLLATASLLLAVILLMITEGGSLAVHARHGWLGVVFEAVSAFGTVGLSADVTPLLTSPGKAIIIALMFLGRVGPLMLAMHLCRPLVPWHVRYPEESISLG
- a CDS encoding type II toxin-antitoxin system RelE/ParE family toxin, with amino-acid sequence MTAFQIIFTPTAAAELARMPKDLQLQILGEFRGVPHQVMATDLEDFGKLERDGRVLHRLRIGDYRIYFEKHDLGVLVHRILSRHTLKDFYFRHGLKVPEDEALQSNPRFWELIESARTASKG
- a CDS encoding HNH endonuclease — its product is MSTSFLNSQVLVLNRLWQAVNVCSVRRALTLLFQGHAEVVLSRPDGSFQTFDFREWHSLSQAEPHPESIHTISFRIRVPRVILLAMFDHMPKKEVKFTRHNIFERDKNTCQYCGHVFDRKDLNLDHVIPRDRGGPTTWENIVCSCIRCNTRKSNRTPIEAGMHLVRKPKKPKWRPFVQINLHFQQHESWKHFVDLAYWNVELGEEAG
- a CDS encoding TIGR00730 family Rossman fold protein, whose amino-acid sequence is MTNGNGDNHFIKEDPWRIFRIMAEFVESFETMSRVGPAVTVFGSARMKPADPCYQLTVELGKQLAKHKIAVITGGGPGLMEAANKGAAQAKGKSVGLNIELPHEQKGNRYANLPLHFHYFFARKVCFAKYSMGFIFMPGGFGTLDEFAEILTLVQTGRIPRFPLILFGKQFWSGLIAWMQAQMQQRRKLIGPRDLELFNVVDRPEEAVELILDYERRVGPPETVPTAFQ